One part of the Primulina eburnea isolate SZY01 unplaced genomic scaffold, ASM2296580v1 ctg328_ERROPOS900000+, whole genome shotgun sequence genome encodes these proteins:
- the LOC140820964 gene encoding protein BRASSINAZOLE-RESISTANT 1-like, whose translation MMWEGGGSISSSAAAGNGDGGRRKPSWRERENNRRRERRRRATAAKIYTGLRAQGNYDLPKHCDNNEVLKALCAEAGWVVEPDGTTYRKGCKPCPIKIGGISANITPSSSRNPSPPSSYFASPIPSYQPSPSSSLCPSPTRHNANAPFHPFAFLLNSLPASLPPLRISNSAPVTPPLSSPTRIPKNTFNLETLAKESMSAFNIPCFAASAPASPTRTQRFKPEFAIPECDESDTSTVDSGQWMNFQAYANVTNLVPTSPTFNLVRPVAQRVPSKGATSNEEKCPEFDFENMAVKPWEGERIHEVGMDDLELTLGNGNTRT comes from the exons ATGATGTGGGAAGGTGGAGGATCGATATCTTCATCAGCAGCAGCTGGAAATGGCGACGGAGGCAGGAGGAAGCCTTCTTGGAGAGAAAGGGAGAACAACAGGCGGAGAGAGAGGAGGAGGAGGGCAACTGCGGCTAAAATTTATACCGGTTTAAGGGCGCAGGGGAACTACGATTTGCCTAAGCACTGTGACAATAATGAAGTATTGAAAGCGCTTTGTGCTGAGGCTGGATGGGTCGTTGAGCCGGATGGCACCACTTATCGAAAG GGATGCAAGCCATGTCCAATAAAAATAGGAGGCATTTCGGCCAACATTACCCCGAGTTCGTCCAGGAATCCAAGCCCGCCTTCTTCATATTTTGCGAGCCCGATTCCCTCGTATCAACCGAGCCCCTCTTCCTCTTTATGCCCAAGCCCTACTCGTCATAACGCCAATGCCCCATTTCACCCATTCGCTTTCCTTCTTAACTCACTCCCTGCGTCTCTTCCTCCTCTCCGGATATCAAACAGTGCCCCTGTAACTCCACCTTTATCATCCCCTACCCGAATCCCCAAGAACACTTTCAATTTAGAGACCCTTGCAAAGGAATCCATGTCTGCCTTTAATATCCCTTGTTTTGCGGCTTCGGCCCCAGCTAGTCCCACTCGTACCCAGCGTTTCAAACCAGAGTTTGCTATACCCGAGTGTGACGAATCGGACACATCTACTGTTGATTCGGGGCAATGGATGAACTTCCAAGCCTACGCAAATGTAACCAACTTGGTTCcaacatctccaacttttaatCTGGTGAGACCTGTTGCTCAACGTGTTCCTTCCAAGGGTGCTACGTCAAATGAAGAAAAGTGTCCCGAATTCGACTTTGAGAATATGGCTGTTAAACCATGGGAAGGGGAGAGGATTCACGAGGTGGGGATGGATGATCTCGAGCTCACGCTAGGTAATGGGAATACTCGAACTTGA